A section of the Syntrophales bacterium genome encodes:
- a CDS encoding type II toxin-antitoxin system RelE/ParE family toxin has protein sequence MAYNVIYKKSVHRDLKKLSKPEVKRILDLIEKELSKQPESNPVLKGRFAGLRKYRVGDYRVIYALLGLDILILRIDNRKDVYKSEI, from the coding sequence TTGGCTTATAACGTTATCTATAAAAAGTCTGTCCACCGTGACCTCAAGAAGCTATCGAAGCCCGAGGTGAAACGAATCCTCGATCTCATTGAGAAGGAACTGAGCAAGCAGCCTGAATCCAATCCCGTACTCAAGGGTCGGTTTGCCGGCCTTCGCAAGTACCGTGTTGGTGATTACAGGGTGATCTATGCCCTGTTGGGTCTTGATATTCTTATCCTCAGAATCGACAATCGTAAGGATGTTTACAAAAGCGAAATTTGA
- a CDS encoding ribbon-helix-helix domain-containing protein, with translation MNTAISVRLPKNLANHLDMIAKETERSRSFIIQKALESYIEDFADLQIALDRLHDKGDEVVSAKEMRKSLGL, from the coding sequence ATGAATACAGCGATATCAGTACGGCTTCCCAAGAATCTTGCCAACCATCTGGATATGATAGCCAAAGAGACCGAACGATCCCGCTCTTTCATCATTCAGAAGGCTCTGGAGTCCTATATCGAAGATTTTGCGGATCTCCAGATCGCACTGGACCGACTCCACGACAAGGGTGATGAGGTTGTTTCAGCCAAAGAGATGAGGAAATCTCTTGGCTTATAA
- a CDS encoding type II toxin-antitoxin system RelE/ParE family toxin: protein MKYRLVYTQKAVRDIDRLDAGVKNRIGTTLLRFKDNPLQSAERLTNSELGGYRFRIGDYRLIFDIEGNDIVVLRVGHRRKIYKRKFSRGRS from the coding sequence TTGAAATACCGGCTGGTATATACACAAAAAGCCGTTAGAGATATTGACAGACTTGACGCTGGTGTCAAGAACCGCATCGGCACGACACTCCTTCGCTTCAAAGACAATCCGCTTCAATCCGCTGAACGCCTGACTAATTCGGAACTCGGCGGCTACCGTTTCCGCATCGGCGATTATCGTCTGATCTTCGACATCGAGGGCAACGACATTGTCGTGCTTCGCGTCGGCCACCGCAGGAAAATCTATAAAAGAAAATTCTCCAGGGGACGTAGTTGA
- a CDS encoding O-antigen ligase family protein, with protein sequence MRFLPAWAVPAFLVAVAGFAALFFGGVHVWSRSIVILAIFAFTLVMVLDRGGRPWAGSAKRGLPPFFYVGVFLLVWGVLQVVPLPAAVVGVLSPEAGRLWSVVGAKPRLSLYPFMTVDALVLGFALLLYYRIALEGLGERARLQWAVLGILGVGVFQGLYGLLQLATGSTAILWWENPFTGNVATGTFVNRNHLAGFLSMAICLGIGYLWAIAGGSRRAGRRGSRRERFRERLVRRAGEFGYRGGLVTLALAVMLAAHLASASRGGVVSLVVALVFMLGLILARGFRSRGGFALMAVLAAVMSYVGYVAADRLVGRLAVFGSGLEGRIARTRDAWSMAKEFLWTGSGAGTFEFVFPRFQSVTLSKVVDHAHNDWVQLAAEMGMPGFLIVAAGVAAFLVSVLGRWRKRKDPFALGIGLGGVGAVVAAAVHGFSDFSMRIPANPLLLALIAAVAWTALCRDPSEGEVGGEAPLRGRWVNRAVIAGVAGLMAVSSFSVVQTWRADGPARIFVDSTRPETRPSAEELRQAREIAPGYADYWLRTAVRLGQDPGQADRLLTEGEARLSDPAGYLLATGLRCNPSSWRIWRELGWTLYRESGGTGEERGETLRRAVEAMGQAAPLRPGDASLQAQLGNVALAAWAAGVEGVDAGVWRDAFRRALSLDRRLAADVADLLVVYLGEGGTGAPAEVMPDALTALEAAAFLIDHGYRERGMMLLREGEGRRAAEADRLWTEYREGGRYGRKGPVLLRRLADLDPRHPGLLLARGNALQAMESIERRGEDFGEWYDRRTLAARLQEELEAKRGDPAMFSYYLGRIAQEEGNRAQARSLMYRTLNLRSQYFPAWLHLRDLLSENQGGDADRIQREALEERIRLFAMGGIVRDAWRGAGRVSGRPAWRAPFRVAEPIGTVRIDFEAPGDGIWILELNRRFLEVWQGPAWSGEVAIALPPGEHEFLLLSWDTDLPVPRRGLPFRLEMSWE encoded by the coding sequence GTGAGGTTTCTTCCGGCATGGGCCGTTCCCGCCTTCCTGGTGGCCGTGGCGGGGTTTGCGGCGCTCTTCTTCGGCGGTGTCCATGTCTGGAGCCGCTCCATAGTCATACTGGCGATCTTCGCCTTCACGCTGGTGATGGTCCTCGATAGGGGGGGCAGGCCCTGGGCCGGTTCGGCAAAACGGGGCCTGCCCCCGTTTTTTTATGTGGGGGTTTTTCTGCTTGTGTGGGGGGTACTGCAGGTGGTGCCCCTGCCGGCGGCGGTGGTGGGAGTCCTGTCGCCCGAGGCGGGACGGCTGTGGTCCGTGGTGGGGGCGAAGCCGCGCCTGTCGCTTTACCCCTTCATGACCGTCGACGCCCTGGTGCTGGGGTTTGCGTTGCTTCTCTATTACCGGATCGCCCTGGAGGGGCTGGGGGAGCGGGCGCGGTTGCAGTGGGCGGTTCTGGGGATACTGGGTGTGGGGGTGTTCCAGGGTCTCTACGGCCTTCTTCAGCTTGCCACGGGAAGCACCGCCATCCTCTGGTGGGAGAACCCCTTCACGGGGAACGTGGCGACGGGCACCTTCGTCAACCGCAACCACCTGGCGGGGTTCCTCTCCATGGCCATCTGCCTGGGGATCGGGTACCTCTGGGCGATTGCCGGAGGGTCGCGGCGGGCAGGGCGGCGGGGGAGCCGGCGGGAACGGTTCCGGGAGCGGCTGGTGCGGCGGGCCGGGGAATTCGGGTACCGGGGGGGATTGGTCACGCTTGCCCTGGCGGTGATGCTGGCGGCCCACCTGGCGAGCGCCTCCCGGGGGGGCGTGGTGTCCCTCGTGGTCGCCCTGGTCTTCATGCTGGGACTGATCCTGGCCCGGGGATTCCGGAGCAGGGGCGGCTTTGCCCTCATGGCGGTCCTCGCCGCGGTCATGAGCTACGTGGGCTACGTGGCGGCGGACAGGCTGGTGGGACGGCTGGCGGTCTTCGGCTCGGGGCTGGAAGGCCGGATCGCCCGGACGCGGGACGCCTGGTCCATGGCGAAGGAGTTTCTCTGGACCGGATCCGGAGCGGGAACCTTCGAGTTTGTCTTTCCCCGCTTCCAGTCGGTGACCTTGTCGAAGGTCGTTGACCACGCCCACAACGACTGGGTACAGCTTGCGGCCGAGATGGGCATGCCGGGTTTCCTGATAGTGGCGGCCGGGGTGGCGGCCTTCCTGGTGTCGGTACTGGGCCGCTGGCGGAAGAGGAAGGACCCCTTTGCCCTGGGGATCGGGCTCGGGGGTGTCGGGGCCGTGGTGGCCGCGGCGGTCCACGGCTTCAGCGACTTCTCCATGCGCATACCGGCGAACCCGCTGCTGCTGGCGCTGATCGCGGCGGTTGCCTGGACGGCGCTCTGCAGGGATCCCTCCGAGGGGGAGGTGGGTGGCGAGGCTCCCCTGCGGGGGAGGTGGGTGAACAGGGCGGTTATCGCCGGCGTGGCGGGTCTCATGGCGGTGTCGTCTTTTTCGGTGGTCCAGACCTGGCGGGCCGACGGGCCGGCCAGGATATTCGTGGACTCCACCCGGCCCGAGACGCGGCCCTCGGCGGAGGAGCTGCGGCAGGCCAGAGAGATCGCACCGGGATACGCGGACTATTGGCTCCGGACGGCGGTACGACTGGGGCAGGATCCCGGGCAGGCGGACCGGCTGCTGACGGAAGGGGAGGCCCGGCTGTCCGATCCGGCGGGGTATCTTCTGGCCACGGGCCTGCGGTGCAACCCCTCGTCATGGCGGATATGGCGGGAACTGGGGTGGACCCTCTACCGGGAAAGCGGCGGAACCGGGGAGGAGAGAGGAGAGACACTCCGGCGGGCGGTGGAAGCCATGGGGCAGGCGGCGCCGCTTCGTCCCGGCGACGCGAGCCTTCAGGCACAACTGGGGAACGTGGCCCTGGCGGCCTGGGCGGCGGGGGTGGAGGGCGTCGATGCCGGGGTCTGGCGTGATGCCTTCCGGCGGGCACTGTCGCTGGACCGGAGGCTCGCGGCGGACGTGGCGGATCTGCTGGTGGTCTACCTGGGGGAGGGGGGAACGGGGGCGCCGGCGGAGGTCATGCCCGACGCCCTGACGGCGCTGGAGGCGGCGGCCTTCCTGATTGACCATGGGTATCGGGAACGGGGCATGATGCTCCTTCGGGAAGGCGAAGGACGGCGGGCGGCGGAGGCCGACCGGCTCTGGACCGAGTACCGGGAGGGAGGCCGGTACGGGCGTAAGGGGCCGGTACTGCTCCGTCGGCTGGCGGACCTGGACCCGCGGCATCCGGGGCTGCTGCTGGCCCGGGGAAACGCCCTGCAGGCCATGGAGTCCATTGAGCGCCGGGGTGAGGACTTCGGGGAGTGGTATGACAGGCGTACCCTTGCGGCCCGCCTGCAGGAGGAGCTGGAGGCGAAACGGGGCGACCCGGCGATGTTTTCCTACTATCTGGGACGTATCGCACAAGAAGAGGGAAACCGGGCGCAGGCACGGTCATTGATGTATCGGACCCTGAACCTGAGAAGCCAGTATTTTCCGGCCTGGCTTCACCTGCGGGACTTGCTGAGTGAAAACCAGGGAGGCGATGCCGACCGGATTCAACGGGAAGCACTGGAGGAGCGGATCAGGCTCTTTGCCATGGGGGGCATCGTGCGCGACGCCTGGCGCGGGGCGGGCAGAGTCTCCGGGAGGCCGGCCTGGCGGGCGCCCTTCCGGGTTGCCGAACCGATAGGAACGGTGCGGATCGACTTCGAGGCGCCGGGGGACGGAATCTGGATCCTGGAGCTGAATCGCCGGTTCCTGGAGGTCTGGCAAGGGCCCGCGTGGAGCGGCGAAGTGGCGATTGCCCTGCCGCCGGGAGAACACGAGTTTCTCCTGCTGTCCTGGGACACCGATCTGCCGGTGCCCCGCCGGGGGCTTCCCTTCCGGCTGGAGATGTCCTGGGAGTAG
- a CDS encoding Fic family protein: protein MITLRLFSREFESVPAATSWYLADLGEARGKQELFTRQSPQRLKVLREHALIESAVSSNRIEGVEVDQSRIATIVFGRPLLRDRDEEEVRGYRQALTWIHEQGEKIPISEETILQFHRMTRGEIWDAGKYKEKDGDIIEKLPDGRSRVRFKTVPAKSAPTCMRDLVELYDDAVKDRKVPPLVLLAAFNLDFLCIHPFRDANGRVSRLLMLLQCYHFGIEVGRYISLERLIEQHKERYYETLQQSSQGWHEGTHNPWPYINYLLSILKTAYREFEDRLGRTKAPRGAKTELIEKTVRDFSADFSVSDLERACPGVSRDMIRRVLRGLQAKGDVECIGRGPGALWRKREKR, encoded by the coding sequence ATGATAACCCTTCGGCTTTTTTCCCGCGAGTTCGAATCCGTTCCGGCCGCCACTTCCTGGTACCTTGCTGATCTCGGCGAAGCGCGTGGAAAACAGGAATTGTTCACCCGCCAGTCGCCGCAACGTCTCAAGGTTCTCCGGGAGCACGCGCTCATTGAAAGCGCTGTTTCGTCAAACCGGATCGAGGGCGTGGAAGTCGATCAATCCAGAATCGCCACCATCGTTTTCGGTCGGCCTCTGCTGCGGGACCGTGACGAGGAGGAAGTGCGGGGGTACCGACAGGCTCTGACATGGATTCATGAGCAGGGCGAGAAAATTCCGATATCGGAAGAAACCATTTTACAATTCCACCGTATGACACGCGGGGAAATCTGGGATGCCGGAAAATACAAGGAAAAAGACGGCGACATCATAGAAAAGCTTCCGGATGGCAGGTCTCGAGTCCGCTTCAAGACGGTTCCGGCTAAAAGCGCGCCGACCTGCATGCGGGATCTTGTCGAGTTGTACGACGATGCCGTCAAGGATCGAAAAGTTCCGCCTCTTGTCCTTTTAGCCGCCTTTAACCTGGATTTCCTGTGCATCCACCCGTTTCGTGACGCCAACGGCCGGGTGTCCCGGCTCCTGATGCTCCTGCAATGTTACCATTTCGGGATCGAGGTCGGGCGATATATCAGCCTGGAGCGCCTTATTGAACAGCACAAGGAACGATACTACGAAACCCTTCAGCAAAGCTCCCAGGGCTGGCATGAGGGTACGCACAACCCGTGGCCATATATCAATTATCTCTTGTCGATTCTGAAAACGGCCTACAGGGAATTTGAGGACCGTCTGGGCCGGACCAAAGCTCCACGAGGCGCTAAAACGGAATTGATCGAAAAAACCGTGAGGGATTTTTCTGCGGATTTTTCGGTGAGCGATTTGGAGAGAGCCTGTCCGGGTGTAAGCCGGGATATGATTCGCAGGGTTCTTCGAGGTCTTCAGGCCAAAGGTGATGTGGAATGTATCGGGCGAGGCCCCGGTGCTCTATGGCGTAAAAGGGAAAAGAGGTAA
- a CDS encoding type II toxin-antitoxin system YafQ family toxin, whose product MIKISWDQGFKKIYRKKVKNDHELKSRFWAAVKMFVKDPFQPRLRTHKLTGRLEGLWAFSVNFDCRVIFKFISKTEILLIDIGGHDEVY is encoded by the coding sequence GTGATTAAGATATCTTGGGATCAAGGTTTTAAAAAGATTTACCGTAAGAAAGTAAAGAACGACCACGAACTCAAGAGCAGATTTTGGGCCGCTGTCAAAATGTTTGTAAAGGATCCTTTTCAGCCACGCCTAAGAACTCATAAATTGACAGGCAGGCTTGAAGGGCTTTGGGCATTTAGTGTTAATTTTGATTGTCGGGTAATCTTTAAATTTATAAGCAAGACGGAAATCCTGCTGATTGATATTGGTGGACACGACGAAGTTTATTGA
- a CDS encoding PIN domain-containing protein, which yields MSDNSFVDTNILVYAHDLSTGDRHSNASALIEGLWEAGTGVISTQVLQEFYVTVTRKIKNPLRPAEAREIIRNYLVWPVQANDPEMTIRASEIGEKNNLSFWDALIITAALRLQAGKIITEDLKHGQIIEGILIENPFLQLL from the coding sequence ATGAGCGATAATAGTTTTGTGGATACCAATATCCTCGTTTATGCGCACGACTTGAGTACCGGAGATAGGCATTCCAATGCCTCCGCCCTTATTGAAGGACTTTGGGAAGCGGGAACGGGGGTGATCAGCACGCAGGTTTTACAGGAGTTTTATGTCACCGTCACGCGTAAGATCAAAAATCCGTTGAGGCCTGCTGAAGCACGAGAGATCATCCGTAATTACCTCGTCTGGCCCGTGCAGGCCAATGATCCGGAGATGACGATCCGGGCTTCTGAAATCGGCGAAAAAAATAATCTCTCTTTTTGGGACGCACTGATTATTACCGCCGCCCTTCGGCTTCAAGCGGGAAAAATTATCACGGAAGATCTGAAGCACGGGCAGATCATCGAAGGTATCCTGATTGAAAATCCGTTCTTACAATTGCTGTGA
- a CDS encoding helix-turn-helix domain-containing protein: protein MKREKYQSRLLGAVHETAQDLHKLKVIDKRKMREYDFLCVEPVSAYSAEQIRSLRERYRLSQAVMAAVLNISVSTIQKWELGDKHPAGPSLKLLSILDRKGLDALR from the coding sequence ATGAAGCGTGAAAAGTATCAAAGCCGACTTTTGGGCGCGGTTCATGAAACCGCTCAAGACCTGCATAAACTCAAAGTTATTGATAAGCGCAAAATGCGCGAATATGACTTTTTGTGTGTCGAGCCCGTGTCTGCTTATTCAGCGGAACAGATTCGTTCTTTGAGGGAGCGTTACAGGCTTAGCCAGGCTGTGATGGCGGCGGTGCTGAATATCAGTGTTTCTACAATCCAAAAGTGGGAGCTTGGTGATAAGCATCCTGCCGGCCCCTCTCTGAAGCTATTGAGTATTCTGGATCGTAAAGGTCTTGATGCACTGAGATGA
- a CDS encoding type II toxin-antitoxin system RelE/ParE family toxin translates to MATNLGKKWFFVFGFEKNELENISEKELVTLKMLAKDLLGMTAGQIQSAVEEGILVEVENEA, encoded by the coding sequence GTGGCAACAAACTTGGGTAAGAAATGGTTTTTTGTGTTTGGTTTTGAAAAGAACGAGCTTGAGAATATTTCAGAAAAAGAACTGGTGACGTTGAAAATGCTGGCAAAAGACCTTCTTGGGATGACTGCGGGGCAAATTCAATCTGCTGTTGAGGAAGGCATTTTGGTGGAGGTTGAAAATGAAGCGTGA
- a CDS encoding VanZ family protein, with amino-acid sequence MTMLLRVYLVGIVVLALVPTGGMNMSSVTVLSLRADYLAHVVLYVPWAFLGLAARKREPLWFALGVLLAAGSEGLHHLLDYRTYNVNDLLANMIGVAAGYAAYIPVLRRRVVLWVFR; translated from the coding sequence ATGACGATGCTGCTGCGGGTCTATCTGGTCGGCATCGTGGTCCTGGCCTTAGTCCCGACGGGCGGCATGAACATGAGCAGCGTCACGGTGCTGTCCCTTCGGGCCGACTACCTGGCGCACGTGGTTCTCTATGTTCCCTGGGCGTTCCTGGGGCTTGCGGCGCGGAAGCGGGAGCCTCTGTGGTTCGCCTTGGGCGTGCTGCTGGCGGCGGGAAGCGAGGGGTTGCACCACCTCCTTGACTACCGGACCTATAACGTGAACGACCTGCTGGCGAACATGATCGGCGTGGCGGCGGGATACGCGGCGTACATCCCGGTTCTGAGACGGCGGGTGGTTCTGTGGGTGTTTCGGTGA
- a CDS encoding sugar transferase, with protein sequence MSRGVLRPFVLDVMMLVGSFYAIHVGKYGTLVVAARHRGLLALILVTSLVLAVMLKKYSSMEERSLRGSLEVVSVQTLVMAGLVSLFVVLLGMTGMSRVLIYGTIFLYGALQAVVLGIESCRTNRESFSIRNIVPRSIPGFRKPSITLVLADGCLLFVAFWLATLMKRGEFLWTEYAFDKLCMLFGIWVVTSILSKKFDRNNFGSSYSVIASSLKSALFMAAGLGAVMMFLHYYSLSRGQMFGTVLIFAVLEFGLFVLYYRWRSYKRESGEAEAGYGSLSLKRQAVPEEAHGDGDNGQCVDPVDEKIRHALHFFEPGLYGVMKEHIDLESVDTSRTVLLSVRDLGEIRSNGLVPENPGEHCGKELVINLKKINDIRFLNQYFLLVHGALKPGGWLVGKAHTLETQKSYLMERFSRPLGGVLYVMDFAWSRVTPKLPLAKKVYFAVTKGLNRIVSKAEVLGRLYYCGFEVVADRVLNGRYYFIARKTGTPSNDPDPTYGPLVKLRRSGYGGKPITVYKFRTMHPYSEYLQDYVYRQNQLQEGGKFSNDFRVTEWGEYFRKFWIDELPMLYNWIRGDLQIVGVRPLSRQYLELYSGELRELRQRVKPGLVPPFYADLPKTFEEICASEKRYIESFMKEPFRTQWRYFWMSFWNIVVKRARSA encoded by the coding sequence GTGTCGCGAGGCGTTCTGCGTCCGTTTGTGCTGGACGTCATGATGCTGGTTGGTTCGTTTTACGCCATCCACGTGGGGAAGTACGGGACCCTGGTGGTTGCGGCTCGCCACCGCGGTCTTTTGGCCCTTATCCTGGTGACGAGCCTGGTGCTTGCGGTGATGCTGAAGAAGTATTCAAGCATGGAGGAAAGATCGCTGAGGGGCAGTCTCGAGGTTGTGTCGGTCCAGACGCTGGTCATGGCGGGACTTGTCTCTCTGTTTGTGGTTCTGCTGGGCATGACGGGGATGTCGAGGGTGCTGATCTACGGGACGATTTTCCTCTATGGCGCCTTGCAGGCAGTGGTTCTGGGAATCGAGTCCTGCCGGACGAACAGGGAGTCCTTCTCGATCCGGAACATTGTGCCCCGGAGTATCCCCGGGTTTCGAAAGCCGTCAATCACTCTTGTGCTTGCCGACGGCTGTCTCCTTTTTGTTGCATTCTGGCTGGCCACGCTGATGAAGCGGGGAGAGTTCCTGTGGACGGAGTACGCGTTCGACAAGCTGTGCATGCTGTTCGGCATCTGGGTTGTGACTTCCATCCTGTCGAAAAAATTTGATCGGAATAATTTCGGATCTTCCTATTCCGTGATCGCCTCGTCGCTGAAGTCGGCCCTGTTCATGGCCGCGGGGCTGGGAGCGGTGATGATGTTTCTTCACTACTACAGCCTGTCCCGGGGGCAGATGTTCGGGACGGTGCTTATCTTTGCGGTTCTTGAATTCGGGCTCTTCGTCCTCTATTACCGCTGGCGGTCCTACAAGCGGGAGTCCGGGGAAGCGGAAGCGGGGTACGGCTCCCTGTCGCTGAAGCGTCAGGCGGTGCCGGAGGAGGCGCATGGGGATGGTGACAACGGGCAGTGCGTCGATCCCGTTGACGAAAAAATACGCCATGCGCTGCACTTCTTTGAGCCCGGGCTGTACGGGGTCATGAAAGAGCACATCGACCTCGAATCGGTCGATACGTCCCGGACGGTCCTGCTGAGCGTGCGGGACCTGGGAGAAATCAGGTCGAACGGTCTCGTGCCTGAGAATCCCGGAGAGCACTGCGGGAAAGAACTGGTGATCAACCTCAAGAAGATAAATGACATACGGTTCCTGAACCAGTATTTTCTGCTGGTCCACGGGGCGCTGAAGCCCGGGGGATGGCTGGTGGGCAAGGCCCATACCCTTGAGACTCAGAAGAGCTATCTCATGGAACGTTTTTCCAGGCCTCTCGGCGGCGTACTCTATGTCATGGACTTTGCCTGGAGCCGGGTGACACCGAAACTGCCGCTGGCAAAAAAGGTGTACTTTGCCGTCACCAAGGGACTCAACCGGATCGTCTCAAAGGCAGAGGTGCTCGGCCGGCTCTACTACTGCGGGTTTGAAGTCGTGGCCGACAGGGTGCTCAACGGCCGCTATTATTTTATAGCCAGAAAGACCGGGACGCCCTCCAACGACCCGGACCCGACCTACGGGCCCCTGGTGAAGCTCAGGCGGTCCGGATATGGAGGAAAACCCATCACGGTTTACAAGTTCCGCACCATGCACCCCTACTCTGAGTATCTCCAGGATTACGTCTACAGGCAGAACCAGCTTCAGGAGGGGGGAAAGTTCAGCAATGATTTTCGAGTGACCGAATGGGGGGAGTATTTCCGGAAGTTCTGGATCGATGAACTGCCCATGCTCTACAACTGGATTCGCGGCGATCTGCAGATCGTGGGGGTGCGGCCCCTGAGCCGGCAGTACCTGGAACTCTACAGCGGGGAGTTGCGGGAATTGAGACAAAGGGTAAAGCCGGGGCTGGTACCGCCTTTTTACGCCGACCTGCCGAAAACCTTCGAGGAAATCTGCGCCTCCGAGAAGCGCTATATCGAATCGTTCATGAAAGAGCCCTTCCGGACCCAGTGGCGGTATTTCTGGATGAGTTTCTGGAACATCGTGGTGAAGCGGGCACGGAGTGCCTGA
- a CDS encoding haloacid dehalogenase-like hydrolase, with protein MRNINVIDLDRTLIPYDSFRILVLSYLRGKKYLTPVAFYTLLRKLRIIKADTFKYKVLVALRQDRHYQDMMHDLKNRILSEIRPEIMEIIQRETGPDTINILVSASPSDYVNEVAQGLGWPYLASDVINGKFIHCYGGEKRELVLSQYPKHKFMYNFAISDALSDLSLLEMFRKYKIVKNRHSCMVQK; from the coding sequence ATGCGTAATATCAACGTCATTGATCTTGATCGAACCTTGATCCCCTATGATTCTTTCAGGATTCTGGTTCTTTCTTATTTGCGGGGCAAAAAATATTTAACCCCCGTGGCATTCTATACTCTCCTTCGGAAGCTTCGAATAATAAAGGCCGACACATTTAAATACAAGGTCCTCGTGGCTTTAAGGCAGGACAGGCATTATCAGGACATGATGCACGATTTGAAAAACAGGATACTGTCCGAAATAAGACCCGAGATTATGGAAATTATCCAGCGGGAAACGGGCCCTGATACTATCAACATATTGGTGTCTGCGTCACCTTCTGATTATGTTAATGAAGTTGCCCAAGGGCTTGGATGGCCTTATCTGGCATCCGATGTAATAAATGGCAAGTTTATTCATTGCTATGGAGGGGAAAAAAGGGAATTGGTTCTATCGCAGTATCCCAAGCATAAGTTCATGTATAACTTCGCTATTTCAGATGCTCTCTCTGATCTGTCCCTTTTAGAAATGTTCAGAAAGTACAAGATCGTAAAAAATAGGCACTCATGTATGGTCCAGAAATGA
- a CDS encoding ATP-grasp domain-containing protein: protein MKKILIGEISSYKAIVIAKYLKKYYSDVAICAYDYNKRITSVHTRYCDEFVLVPSPKIDPQSHLRHLRQLIEDKTINLFIPVPSDMYGEYIKNKKMFGEAFAYIGNYDQFERLHDKEKLEKLLAELNIKRPRTFDSYDSAEPPFVIKPTNLSSARGVKYVFNEKDRNAHKAHYNSEQIIQEYVKGVGVGYSVFARNGKILNGYGHVRLAEQPITGGSSVYRDSYYDTRMREMAAQIVRATKWSGFAMLEFKLTDEDEIYVIEVNPRIWGSINQGLQNGCNYFAPLLGTSSLTINETVQWKTYLSPLIYLSLINYLAKRDLRPLKTFLRNIRRNRADVSCLDDPRGFASLIIRKMSPGIHA from the coding sequence ATGAAAAAAATATTGATCGGTGAAATATCAAGCTACAAAGCTATTGTTATCGCAAAATATTTAAAAAAATATTATTCCGATGTGGCAATATGTGCCTATGATTATAATAAGAGAATAACATCTGTGCACACCAGATATTGCGATGAGTTTGTTCTTGTTCCCTCCCCGAAGATAGATCCACAAAGTCATCTTCGACATTTACGGCAACTTATTGAAGATAAGACAATTAATCTGTTTATTCCCGTCCCCAGCGACATGTACGGTGAATATATTAAAAACAAAAAGATGTTCGGCGAAGCATTCGCGTATATCGGCAATTATGATCAGTTTGAAAGACTGCATGACAAGGAAAAACTCGAAAAACTCTTGGCTGAACTGAACATAAAAAGGCCCCGGACATTTGATTCGTATGATTCTGCCGAACCGCCTTTTGTTATCAAACCCACCAATTTATCATCAGCCAGGGGGGTGAAATACGTTTTTAATGAAAAAGATCGAAATGCGCACAAAGCACATTACAATAGTGAACAGATTATCCAGGAGTATGTGAAAGGAGTTGGCGTCGGTTACTCAGTATTTGCCAGAAACGGCAAGATTCTGAATGGATATGGCCATGTCAGGCTTGCAGAGCAACCGATCACAGGCGGATCAAGCGTCTACCGTGACAGCTATTACGATACGCGTATGAGGGAAATGGCAGCTCAAATTGTGCGTGCGACGAAATGGTCTGGTTTTGCTATGCTCGAATTCAAGCTAACCGATGAAGATGAAATATACGTGATAGAAGTCAATCCCAGGATATGGGGTTCCATTAACCAGGGTCTTCAGAACGGGTGTAATTATTTTGCGCCGCTGCTTGGCACGTCTTCGCTGACGATTAATGAAACGGTCCAGTGGAAAACCTATTTATCCCCGTTGATTTATTTGTCCTTGATTAATTATCTGGCCAAGCGGGACTTACGTCCCTTAAAAACGTTTCTACGAAACATCCGACGAAACAGAGCTGATGTGTCCTGTCTTGACGATCCCAGAGGCTTTGCCAGCCTGATCATCAGAAAGATGTCGCCCGGAATTCATGCGTAA